A genomic segment from Castor canadensis chromosome 1, mCasCan1.hap1v2, whole genome shotgun sequence encodes:
- the Timm10 gene encoding mitochondrial import inner membrane translocase subunit Tim10, translated as MDPLRAQQLAAELEVEMMADMYNRMTSACHRKCVPPHYKEAELSKGESVCLDRCVSKYLDIHERMGKKLTELSMQDEELMKRVQQSSGPA; from the exons ATGGATCCGCTCAGGGCCCAACAACTGGCAGCGGAGCTGGAGGTGGAGATGATGGCTGACATGTACAACAG AATGACCAGTGCCTGCCACCGGAAATGTGTGCCTCCCCACTACAAAGAAGCAGAGCTGTCTAAGGGCGAGTCTGTATGCCTGGACCGATGTGTCTCCAAGTACCTGGACATCCATGAGCGGATGGGCAAAAAGTTGACAGAGTTGTCTATGCAGGATGAAGAGCTGATGAAGAGAGTGCAGCAGAGTTCTGGACCTGCGTGA